In Alphaproteobacteria bacterium, the genomic stretch CGGCGTCACGTTTTCCGGCAGCCCGTGCATTTCGCGCACGTGGCGCAGCGCGCGCTGCGCCACCCCGGCGTGCAAACGTTCGCCCCGTGCGCCGATGAACAGCGGGTCGGCATCCTTGCCCGCAAACGGCGCGGCATCCCGGTAGGCTTCGATCGCCGCGCGCACAACGGGCAAAAGCGGCACGACGCGCTGCTTGTTGCCCTTGCCCGTCACCGTCAGCCGCTCCCCCTGCTTCATATCCCGGCAATTGAGCTGCAGGGCTTCGCTGATGCGCAGCCCCGCGCCGTAAAGCAGGATAAAAAGCGCATGGTCGCGCGCGCCGATCCAGCGTTCGTGCGGCAGCGCTTCGGCAACCGCCGTGATATCGCTGGCTTCCTTTTCGCTTACCGGCCTCGGCACGGATTGGCCGGTTTTCGGCAGCCGCAAAAGCTCGATCGCCTGGTTATGCAAAACGCCCCGGCTATCGAGATAGCGCAAAAGGCTGCGCACGCCGCCAACCGCACGGGCGCGCGACGATGCCGAAAGCCCCCGCCCCGCAAGCTGCGCCAGCCACGCGCGGAAATCGCCCAGCTTCATATCGCCGAGCGTGCGCAAGCTGACGCGCCCGCCATGGTGCGCAGCGGCAAAGCCGATCAGGCCTTGCACGTCGAACAGGTAGGATTCGGATGTATGCGCGGAAGCGCGGCGTTCCTGCCGCAACCATTTTTGCCAGCCGGCCAGCGCCGCCTCAAGATCGGGCGCGGCGGCGTTCTGCGCCTGCTTTGCCGCTTTGGTCCTAGCCACTGGCCTTCAGTTGTTTCACGTTTTCGGGCAAAATCTTCTGGCCGCACTTCTGCCAATCGGCCACGAACTGCGCCAACCCCTTATCGGTCAGCGGGTGGGCGAAAAGCTGGCGGATCACGTTCGGGGGACAGGTGGCGACATGCGCGCCAAGCTTGGCCGCTGCCACCACATGCACCGGGTGCCGCACGGACGCGACCAGAACCTCGGTTTTGAATGCCGGATAAGCGCGGTAGATCATACAGATATCCTCGATCAGCTTCATGCCGTCCTGCCCGATATCGTCAAGCCGCCCGACGAAGGGCGAAACGAAGCTCGCGCCCGCCTTGGCCGCCAGCAGCGCCTGTGCCGCCGAAAAACAAAGCGTAACATTCACCATCGTGCCTTGCTCGCTCAAAACCTTGCACACCTTCAGTCCCGCAGGCGTCAGCGGCACCTTGACCGCAACATTCTTTGCCAGCTTGGCCAGATAAAGCCCTTCGGCCAGCATGGGTTCATATTCGGTAGCCCCAACCTCGGCGCTCACGGGGCCGGGCACGGCGGCGCAGATATCCTTGATCAGGGTCACAAAATCCTTCGCGCCGCTTTTTGCGACAAGCGAAGGGTTGGTCGTTACGCCATCCAGCAACCCCGTGGCAGCGAGATCCTTAATCTCATTGATATCAGCGGTATCGACAAAGAACTTCACGTTGATTCTCCTTTTGCTGCCGGGGCTCGAATATGCTCATAGTCTAGCCCATGCTGCCTCTCCCTGCCACCCTTAGTGTATTGTTGCCGCTTTCCCCAAAAGACATGCGGCGGCAAGCCTTTGATTACCTGCCCCCCGCCGGCCCTGTCCAGCAGCCCTCCGCGGGTGCGCTGGTTGAGGTCCCGTTCGGCAAAAAACTGATGCAGGGTGTGGTTCTGGGCGAAGGCACGGGGGATGTGCTCCCGGCGAAGCTAAGACGTATCGAGGCGGTTTTGCCACTACCGCCGTTGCCGCCGGGACAGCTCAAATTCATTGATTGGGTCGCCAAATACACCCTCTCTTCGCCGGGCGCGATCCTGCGCATGCTGTTCGCGGGCGCGGCGTTACCCGCTTCGCCCGCACCCGTCACGCTTTATGCCCGCGCGGGTGCCGTGCCGGCGGCGCGCATGACGGCGGCGCGGCAAAAGGTGTGGGATTCGCTGGCAGGCGAACGCAAGCTAACGGCCCCGGCCCTGCGCGAAGCCAGCGGCGCGGCACAAAGCGTGATTGCGGGTATGGCAAAAACTGGCCTGTTGAAAACCATACAGCAAGCGGTTGATGCCGCCCCGGCGCAGCCGGATGCAGATCACGACGCGCCGCAACTGACCGCACAACAACAAATCGCGGCCGATGCGCTGGCCGCCGATGTGCGCGAAAAACGGCACACCATTACGCTGCTTGATGGCGTGACGGGCGCGGGTAAAACCGAGGTTTATTGCGAAGCCATCGCCGCCTGTCTGCGTGCCGGGCGGCAGGCGCTTGTGCTGATGCCGGAAATCGCGCTCACGACCGCGATGCTCGGCCGTTTCACGGACCGCTTCGGCGCGCCGCCGGTGGAATGGCATTCCGCGCTAACCGAAAAACAGCGGCGCGATAACTGGTGGGCCATTTTCAACGGCAAGGCGCCGCTGGTTGTAGGCGCGCGCTCGGCCCTGTTCCTGCCCTACCGCGATCTTGGCCTGATCGTTGTGGATGAAGAACACGACCAATCATACAAGCAGGAAGAAGGCGTTATCTATAACGCGCGCGATATGGCCGTGGTACGCGGCAAGCAGGAAAATTTTCCCGTCGTTCTGTCATCCGCCACGCCGTCGCTCGAAACCTGGCTCAATGCGCGCGCAGGCAAGTACGCGCATCAACGGCTGCCCGATCGATACGGCGGCGCTGCCATGCCCGCGATCGAGCTGATCGACATACGCAAACACAAACTGCCCTCGCAAAGCTGGCTCAGCCCGCCGCTGGTGGACCGGTTGCGGCAAACCATAGCCGCGGGCAAACAAGCGATGCTGTTCCTCAACCGCCGCGGTTACGCGCCGCTTACACTGTGCCGCGCCTGCGGGTACCGGCTGCAATGCCCCAACTGTTCGGCATGGCTCGTACAGCATCGCCATTCCGACCGGCTGCAATGCCACCATTGCGGCCACCACGCCGTATTGCCGAAACATTGCCCGTCCTGCGAAGCCGAAGGGCGGTTCGCCGCCTGCGGCCCCGGGGTTGAGCGCGTGGCCGAAGAAGTCGCGAACCTGCTGCCCGAAGCACGTTTCGCCGTGATGGCAAGCGATGTGATAAACAGCCCGAAGGATATCCGCGCGGTTATTGCCCGCATGGAAAAAGGCGAACTTGATTTGCTGATCGGCACGCAAATTATGGCCAAGGGCTACCACTTCCCCGGCCTCGCGGTCGTTGGCGTTATTGATGCCGATCTCGGTCTTGCGGGCGGCGATCCGCGCGCGGCGGAACGCACCTTCCAGCTTCTGCAGCAGGTCGCGGGGCGCAGCGGGCGGGCGGAAACACCGGGCATCGCACTTGTGCAGACCGCGCAGCCCGAACATCCGGTGATGCAAGCGCTCAAGGAAAACGACCGCGATAAATTCCTGCTTGCCGAACAAACGGAGCGTGAAGCCTACCGCCTGCCGCCCTTTACCCGGCTCGCGGCCTTTATCATATCCTGCCCCGATGCGCGCGGCGCCGACAGCTTCGCCTCCATGCTTGCACGCACGGC encodes the following:
- a CDS encoding primosomal protein N'; this translates as MLPLPATLSVLLPLSPKDMRRQAFDYLPPAGPVQQPSAGALVEVPFGKKLMQGVVLGEGTGDVLPAKLRRIEAVLPLPPLPPGQLKFIDWVAKYTLSSPGAILRMLFAGAALPASPAPVTLYARAGAVPAARMTAARQKVWDSLAGERKLTAPALREASGAAQSVIAGMAKTGLLKTIQQAVDAAPAQPDADHDAPQLTAQQQIAADALAADVREKRHTITLLDGVTGAGKTEVYCEAIAACLRAGRQALVLMPEIALTTAMLGRFTDRFGAPPVEWHSALTEKQRRDNWWAIFNGKAPLVVGARSALFLPYRDLGLIVVDEEHDQSYKQEEGVIYNARDMAVVRGKQENFPVVLSSATPSLETWLNARAGKYAHQRLPDRYGGAAMPAIELIDIRKHKLPSQSWLSPPLVDRLRQTIAAGKQAMLFLNRRGYAPLTLCRACGYRLQCPNCSAWLVQHRHSDRLQCHHCGHHAVLPKHCPSCEAEGRFAACGPGVERVAEEVANLLPEARFAVMASDVINSPKDIRAVIARMEKGELDLLIGTQIMAKGYHFPGLAVVGVIDADLGLAGGDPRAAERTFQLLQQVAGRSGRAETPGIALVQTAQPEHPVMQALKENDRDKFLLAEQTEREAYRLPPFTRLAAFIISCPDARGADSFASMLARTAPQLPGLSVLGPAPAPISLLRGKHRRRLLLRCAQGTNIQGLIRDWLGNLKIPANIKLQVDIDPYSFM
- a CDS encoding tyrosine-type recombinase/integrase, whose amino-acid sequence is MARTKAAKQAQNAAAPDLEAALAGWQKWLRQERRASAHTSESYLFDVQGLIGFAAAHHGGRVSLRTLGDMKLGDFRAWLAQLAGRGLSASSRARAVGGVRSLLRYLDSRGVLHNQAIELLRLPKTGQSVPRPVSEKEASDITAVAEALPHERWIGARDHALFILLYGAGLRISEALQLNCRDMKQGERLTVTGKGNKQRVVPLLPVVRAAIEAYRDAAPFAGKDADPLFIGARGERLHAGVAQRALRHVREMHGLPENVTPHALRHSFATHLLQGGADLRTLQELLGHASLSTTQMYTKVDAARLGSVYENAHPRAKQKR
- the fsa gene encoding fructose-6-phosphate aldolase; translated protein: MKFFVDTADINEIKDLAATGLLDGVTTNPSLVAKSGAKDFVTLIKDICAAVPGPVSAEVGATEYEPMLAEGLYLAKLAKNVAVKVPLTPAGLKVCKVLSEQGTMVNVTLCFSAAQALLAAKAGASFVSPFVGRLDDIGQDGMKLIEDICMIYRAYPAFKTEVLVASVRHPVHVVAAAKLGAHVATCPPNVIRQLFAHPLTDKGLAQFVADWQKCGQKILPENVKQLKASG